The Oscillatoria salina IIICB1 DNA segment TAGGAAGGAAGAATGACATTGCTGAGGAAAACCGACAAAAATGCTATCTACTAAAGAATAGAGCTAATTTACCAGACAAAACGCCATACCGAGATTAGCCGAGAGAGCCAAGCGCGAGATCCTCTCAACCCACCCAGACAGAGAAAATCCAAAATCCAATTCCCAAAAGCGTTACCGAGGGTACCAATACCTGGTACATTTACCGAGTATCGATAAATAGATTTATAGACTGAGTATGAAAGTCCTGGTTATTGGTGGCGATGGCTACTGCGGTTGGGCAACCGCACTACATCTGTCGAACAAAGGTTACGAAGTCGGCATTATGGATAACCTGGTGCGGCGCTATTGGGATAGTAAGTTAGGGGTAGACACTCTAACTCCCATAGCGCCAATTCAGCGACGAATCCAACGCTGGCAAGATTTAACAGGTAAATCGATCGATTTGTTTGTTGGCGATATCACCGAATATGATTTTCTCATCAAAGCGTTGCATGAGTTTGAGCCAGAAGCGATCGTTCACTTTGGCGAACAACGTTCCGCGCCTTATTCAATGATCGATCGCGAACACGCGGTCATGACTCAAATGAATAATGTCGTAGGAACTTTAAACATTCTCTACGCGATGAAAGAAGACTTCCCAGATTGCCATTTGGTGAAATTGGGAACAATGGGCGAATACGGTACGCCAAACATCGATATCGAAGAAGGCTACATCACAATCGAACACAACGGGCGTAAGGACACCCTACCTTATCCCAAACAGCCCGGATCTTTCTATCACCTGAGTAAAGTACACGACACCCATAACATCCAGTTTGCTTGCAAAATTTGGGGCTTACGCGCCACCGATTTGAATCAAGGTGTGGTTTATGGTGTCTTGACAGAAGAAACGGGTATGGACGAAATGCTCATCAACCGTCTCGACTACGACGGCGTGTTTGGGACAGCATTAAATCGCTTCTGCATTCAAGCCGCAGTGGGACATCCTCTGACAGTTTACGGTAAAGGCGGTCAAACCAGAGGTTTCCTCGATATCCGCGATACAGTACGCTGTTTAGAGTTAGCGATCGCTAATCCCGCCGAACCCGGTCAATTGCGCGTCTTTAACCAATTCACCGAAATGTTTAGCGTTGGCGATTTGGCAATGATGGTCAAAAAAGCCGGGACTTCATTGGGACTTGATGTGGAAATTAAGAATTTAGAGAATCCCCGCGTCGAGTTAGAACAACATTATTTCAACGCGAAAAACACCAAATTACTCGACCTCGGTTTGCAACCTCACTATCTCTCTGACTCATTGCTAGATTCCCTGCTGAACTTTGCCACTAAATACAAACATCGCGTCGATACCAACCAAATTTTGCCCAAAGTCTCTTGGCATCGCAAGTAGATGTTTGTCGGGATGAAAGTATCCCTAAGCCTGTACATTGGTTGGTAGGGCGGGCATCTTGCCCGCTACTACCTACT contains these protein-coding regions:
- a CDS encoding UDP-sulfoquinovose synthase, coding for MKVLVIGGDGYCGWATALHLSNKGYEVGIMDNLVRRYWDSKLGVDTLTPIAPIQRRIQRWQDLTGKSIDLFVGDITEYDFLIKALHEFEPEAIVHFGEQRSAPYSMIDREHAVMTQMNNVVGTLNILYAMKEDFPDCHLVKLGTMGEYGTPNIDIEEGYITIEHNGRKDTLPYPKQPGSFYHLSKVHDTHNIQFACKIWGLRATDLNQGVVYGVLTEETGMDEMLINRLDYDGVFGTALNRFCIQAAVGHPLTVYGKGGQTRGFLDIRDTVRCLELAIANPAEPGQLRVFNQFTEMFSVGDLAMMVKKAGTSLGLDVEIKNLENPRVELEQHYFNAKNTKLLDLGLQPHYLSDSLLDSLLNFATKYKHRVDTNQILPKVSWHRK